ATCACAACCAAAGACGGAACACATATCTTCTACAAGGACTGGGGCTCCGGTCAGCCGATCGTCTTTCATCACGGCTGACCCCTGAGCAGTGACGACTGGGATGCGCAGATGCTCTTCTTCGTCGAGAAGGGCTACCGCGTCATCGCCCATGACCGGCGCGGCCATGGCCGGTCGAGCCAGGTCGGCAGCGGCCACGACATGGAACACTACGCCGCCGACGCTGCCGCTGTCGTCGAACATCTCGACCTGCGCGGAGAATAGAAATGTCGAAAGAAATTAGTAACGAGCAGCACGGAGATCCCGTGGTTTTCGACACACTTAAC
Above is a genomic segment from Thermodesulfovibrionales bacterium containing:
- a CDS encoding alpha/beta hydrolase, with protein sequence MLFFVEKGYRVIAHDRRGHGRSSQVGSGHDMEHYAADAAAVVEHLDLRGE